One genomic region from Hydrogenimonas thermophila encodes:
- a CDS encoding helix-turn-helix domain-containing protein, producing MITYEEFVMIHTLHKQGYSIRAIARMTGLDRRTISKRLKEKELMPRKRVDNPFQP from the coding sequence ATGATTACATATGAGGAGTTTGTAATGATACATACGCTTCACAAACAAGGGTACAGTATAAGAGCGATTGCAAGAATGACAGGGTTAGATAGAAGGACAATTTCAAAAAGATTAAAAGAAAAAGAGTTAATGCCAAGAAAGAGAGTGGATAACCCATTCCAACCCTAA